In the Hyphomicrobiales bacterium genome, one interval contains:
- a CDS encoding conserved hypothetical protein (Evidence 4 : Unknown function but conserved in other organisms), giving the protein MTTLHELLAEADRIALARLDFEPLVAPLRQQADALKAQLAIIEAEISTKLKGRHSLDEEFEAVGRKIENHGVDRDTLEQLVETRMQLLTGAGIVVIPASPAPAPAPSTAASAAPEAGVAAQEEDKQNPARQRRTRSTPVVTADTSAVAPAPAKEETPAPDAAAPAGNQPASAEEEAAGAVTHYMAIEPEKISLSPQAFQGEHAAEPSPEDAAGEGAEDATVDGEEVMSLPEAEPANDDALAVLTAREQEPINIPETLRSDAPAAPEGDPEMPAFLMSAEPAISAPPVPAAAMPQDEFVPPFLAHS; this is encoded by the coding sequence GTGACCACTCTCCATGAACTGTTGGCGGAAGCCGACCGCATCGCTCTCGCTCGGTTGGATTTCGAGCCTCTGGTGGCCCCGCTTCGGCAGCAGGCCGACGCGCTGAAGGCACAGCTCGCGATCATCGAGGCCGAGATCTCGACCAAGCTCAAGGGCCGGCACTCGCTGGACGAGGAGTTCGAAGCTGTCGGTCGCAAGATCGAGAACCATGGTGTCGATCGTGACACCCTGGAGCAGCTCGTGGAGACCCGCATGCAGCTCCTGACGGGCGCAGGCATCGTCGTCATTCCGGCATCTCCCGCCCCCGCACCGGCGCCGTCGACCGCAGCGTCCGCCGCCCCGGAAGCGGGCGTTGCGGCGCAGGAGGAAGACAAGCAGAACCCCGCTCGCCAGCGCCGGACTCGATCGACCCCGGTCGTGACCGCCGACACGAGCGCAGTGGCGCCGGCACCGGCGAAAGAGGAAACGCCCGCTCCCGACGCGGCGGCGCCCGCGGGCAACCAGCCGGCGAGCGCGGAGGAAGAGGCCGCAGGCGCGGTCACGCACTACATGGCCATCGAGCCGGAGAAGATCTCTTTGAGCCCGCAGGCCTTCCAGGGCGAGCATGCTGCAGAGCCCTCTCCTGAGGACGCTGCCGGCGAAGGCGCTGAGGACGCTACGGTCGACGGCGAGGAAGTTATGAGCCTCCCGGAGGCTGAGCCCGCCAATGACGATGCGCTGGCCGTGCTGACCGCTCGTGAGCAGGAGCCGATCAACATCCCGGAGACGCTGCGGTCCGATGCCCCGGCCGCGCCGGAAGGCGATCCTGAGATGCCGGCCTTCCTGATGTCGGCGGAACCGGCCATCTCTGCTCCTCCTGTCCCGGCCGCCGCGATGCCGCAGGACGAGTTCGTCCCGCCCTTCCTCGCCCACTCGTAA
- a CDS encoding conserved exported hypothetical protein (Evidence 4 : Unknown function but conserved in other organisms), with product MLRRSHSLPAGLVLMTMVLAGCQTTAKPPETGSVQTAAAAVDPDIKRILAGGGLDPSAPAAVAGAAPSVKAAGIAPGLVPVAPPPGSAAAAAYAAQQPAQANPLTTPGQPLNVTPAQAGVSPAATPIAAAIASAGHGARGKGARKRGRVDAPLPQIEVTQGAPVQAHPAVPVVGAPLLAAGSGVLPVPVPGGVPTAATAPALPAGLTTSMIPAPLAPQMIDITGPNARPRAEAPRAKAASVAEPAPAPAPVAPEPYVPKIKRF from the coding sequence GTGCTGCGTCGATCCCATTCACTGCCGGCCGGGCTTGTCCTGATGACCATGGTGCTGGCCGGATGCCAGACCACGGCCAAGCCGCCTGAAACGGGCTCGGTTCAGACTGCGGCCGCTGCTGTCGATCCAGACATTAAACGCATCCTGGCCGGCGGCGGCCTCGACCCCAGCGCACCGGCTGCCGTTGCCGGAGCTGCACCGTCTGTGAAAGCTGCCGGCATCGCTCCTGGCCTGGTACCGGTGGCGCCGCCTCCAGGCAGCGCTGCAGCGGCGGCATATGCAGCGCAGCAGCCTGCACAGGCGAACCCGCTGACCACCCCCGGTCAACCGTTGAATGTCACCCCGGCGCAGGCTGGTGTTTCCCCTGCTGCGACGCCGATCGCCGCCGCCATCGCTTCTGCCGGCCATGGCGCGAGGGGCAAGGGGGCTCGCAAGCGCGGTCGCGTTGATGCGCCGCTACCCCAGATCGAGGTCACCCAAGGCGCTCCGGTTCAGGCTCACCCTGCTGTACCGGTCGTCGGCGCACCGCTTCTCGCAGCCGGCAGCGGCGTCCTTCCCGTACCTGTTCCTGGCGGCGTTCCGACTGCGGCCACTGCGCCGGCACTTCCTGCGGGCCTCACAACGTCGATGATCCCGGCGCCGCTTGCGCCCCAGATGATCGATATCACCGGCCCGAATGCACGCCCCAGAGCCGAAGCTCCTCGGGCGAAGGCTGCCTCTGTCGCCGAACCGGCTCCCGCGCCGGCGCCGGTCGCTCCGGAGCCCTACGTCCCGAAGATCAAGCGGTTCTGA
- a CDS encoding SLT domain-containing protein codes for MTRFASRWILACVAVLTIAAADVSPALANWLKVRDAAMTLRERGRSQEAYELVAQTGVTTVAHEVDRSFIAGFLALRVLGRHDLALAHFKNMAVMTARLRPSDDPAGHRAMAGYWLGRTLQVMGQADEAKTLYTTAAMYRNTFYGLLAASQAGLSDTRAAIAPAAPAYPRPQLFWHDPRMNSELVLAIIKTESNFRTTAVSSAGALGDMQLMPGTVKAISRKTGVPLDPRMVASNRNYNVAVGSHHFADLLAKYAGNVTLAAAAYNAGSGASDGWIARFGDPRTNSIDIVDWIELIPFRETRGYVKKVVSNYVAYLSTGTSSVTASAR; via the coding sequence ATGACTCGATTCGCTTCCCGTTGGATTCTGGCCTGCGTCGCCGTTCTCACGATTGCGGCCGCTGACGTCTCTCCTGCCCTCGCCAACTGGCTGAAGGTCCGGGACGCGGCAATGACTCTGCGCGAAAGGGGCCGGTCTCAGGAAGCCTATGAACTCGTTGCCCAGACGGGCGTCACGACCGTCGCTCACGAGGTCGATCGTAGCTTTATTGCCGGCTTCCTGGCCCTGCGCGTCCTTGGTCGCCATGACCTCGCGCTCGCCCATTTCAAAAACATGGCGGTCATGACAGCCAGGTTGCGCCCGAGCGACGATCCCGCTGGGCATCGTGCGATGGCCGGCTACTGGCTTGGCCGCACGTTGCAGGTCATGGGCCAGGCCGATGAGGCGAAGACGCTGTACACGACCGCGGCAATGTACAGGAACACCTTCTACGGGCTGCTGGCGGCCTCCCAGGCGGGACTATCCGACACCCGCGCCGCAATCGCGCCCGCAGCACCCGCTTATCCACGACCGCAGCTCTTCTGGCACGACCCGCGGATGAACAGCGAATTGGTGCTGGCTATCATCAAGACGGAGAGCAATTTCCGTACGACGGCGGTCAGCTCGGCCGGCGCCCTTGGCGACATGCAGCTGATGCCCGGCACCGTCAAAGCGATCTCCCGGAAGACCGGCGTTCCGCTCGATCCGAGGATGGTTGCCAGCAACCGAAACTACAACGTCGCCGTTGGCTCCCACCACTTCGCGGACCTCTTGGCGAAATATGCTGGCAACGTCACCTTGGCCGCAGCGGCCTACAACGCCGGCTCTGGCGCCTCAGATGGCTGGATCGCCCGCTTCGGAGATCCTCGCACGAACAGCATCGACATCGTCGATTGGATCGAATTGATCCCGTTTCGGGAGACGCGAGGCTACGTGAAAAAGGTAGTCTCGAACTACGTGGCTTACCTCAGCACGGGGACATCCTCGGTCACGGCCAGCGCGCGCTGA
- a CDS encoding hypothetical protein (Evidence 5 : Unknown function): MISEHLLLDEIRRKPASFAEICRRNGLTSVGDRTKFRTILNRLKSRGVIAIVTYQGRAFPSGGSPFLYITTEPRTFRAALEAGLALGFDVEVDTAPPEYQSMETQAVLRGESPEGEPVLERPSIPSPERMSEAQAGAGFKPEPATASASRKPLSPDEWHSLADVGRYYGLSGSEVVERMQRGIASGAFQCIDLLGRPTTPDQDARIGVSGLEPTVLISPPSERTGEATFAFLEFIRVLKDEVVAIRDLPEKLGSSVETAHEFLCFAIRGERVLLGASSPPRPTDLVSLSKSRHVPFLIAADLRGSLIGDVAFKVSDIARVRRCSDDKVVSAVRILAYQSVPALATCFANDFRPLWASEVGSETVIRPGDFRPPSKSRHEAKPPTPLEVDKLFPQARPAWPPPLSSADRDRAAGRRISNAPVSPFLRELTNLLQPGDAPPPQLPSLERETRTAETPRRAAADETPRLPFTIDDTRELRSVAKATRSGAARIEVVDGSAGPALQSRASTDVALPALLKEPLTIEELVMRSGRRRSDVISSLEALAAGGDLSLASKEMPHRYLLGQSAPSDDPEALTTAEALIEDRAIDDDDGTPPGKALKRIEAALWFPRDLIALSAEVRMAPGEVRKVLDGAIGRTILATGTPGGRDERFSAGPQVKQKLASPEVLSLSDAVYHSTADGPVFLAELSTRFEEHAQLLPFAVARLTGLGLLVRVGNALRRPILVGAILDYCWIPRTRVALDIEFPHIGEAAILRAIEIGAIHQAGGKYLAGSGKATLP, translated from the coding sequence ATGATTTCTGAGCATCTCCTGCTTGATGAAATTCGTAGAAAGCCAGCCTCATTCGCCGAAATTTGCCGCCGCAACGGTCTCACGAGTGTTGGCGACAGAACCAAGTTCAGAACAATACTTAATCGCCTCAAGTCCAGGGGCGTAATTGCTATCGTGACGTATCAAGGCCGCGCCTTTCCGAGCGGTGGAAGCCCGTTCTTATATATCACGACTGAGCCTAGAACTTTCAGAGCGGCCCTTGAGGCGGGGCTTGCCCTCGGATTCGATGTCGAGGTTGATACCGCGCCGCCTGAATATCAGTCGATGGAGACGCAGGCGGTCCTCAGAGGCGAAAGCCCGGAAGGCGAGCCGGTTCTCGAACGCCCGTCTATCCCTTCGCCAGAACGGATGTCTGAGGCGCAGGCCGGCGCCGGGTTCAAGCCTGAACCGGCAACCGCGTCAGCAAGCAGGAAGCCATTGTCTCCTGATGAGTGGCACTCCCTGGCGGATGTGGGCCGCTACTATGGCCTTTCCGGTTCCGAAGTGGTCGAGCGAATGCAGCGGGGGATCGCGAGCGGTGCGTTCCAGTGCATCGACCTGCTCGGGCGACCGACGACGCCTGATCAGGACGCCCGAATAGGCGTGTCCGGCCTTGAACCGACCGTCCTCATCTCCCCTCCTTCCGAACGGACCGGAGAGGCCACATTCGCTTTCCTGGAGTTCATCAGGGTTCTCAAGGATGAAGTGGTGGCCATCCGGGATCTGCCCGAGAAGCTCGGCTCATCGGTCGAGACTGCGCATGAGTTTTTGTGTTTCGCAATCCGAGGCGAACGGGTCCTGTTGGGCGCGAGCTCTCCGCCTCGACCTACCGACCTGGTCAGCCTCAGCAAGAGCCGACACGTTCCGTTCCTCATCGCAGCAGACCTTCGCGGAAGCCTCATCGGCGACGTCGCGTTCAAAGTTAGCGATATCGCCCGCGTTCGACGCTGTAGCGATGACAAGGTCGTAAGCGCTGTCCGCATTCTCGCGTACCAGTCGGTGCCAGCTTTGGCGACCTGCTTTGCCAACGATTTCAGGCCGCTTTGGGCGAGTGAGGTGGGATCGGAGACGGTTATTCGTCCAGGCGACTTCCGCCCACCTTCGAAGTCACGTCACGAGGCGAAGCCGCCAACGCCTCTTGAGGTCGACAAACTGTTTCCCCAAGCCCGGCCGGCGTGGCCACCCCCATTATCATCAGCAGACAGGGATCGTGCGGCTGGACGTCGGATATCAAACGCACCAGTATCGCCGTTCTTGCGAGAGCTCACGAACCTGCTTCAGCCGGGAGACGCCCCGCCGCCGCAGCTGCCTTCTCTCGAAAGAGAGACGCGAACCGCCGAAACTCCAAGGCGTGCGGCTGCCGACGAGACACCTCGCCTCCCTTTTACGATCGACGACACGCGAGAGCTCCGTTCTGTAGCCAAGGCGACCAGATCCGGCGCGGCGCGCATAGAAGTCGTCGATGGATCGGCGGGCCCTGCGCTGCAGTCACGGGCTTCGACAGATGTCGCTCTTCCTGCTCTTCTAAAGGAGCCTCTCACGATCGAAGAGCTCGTTATGCGGTCAGGGAGGCGCCGCTCCGACGTGATATCCTCCCTTGAGGCGCTCGCCGCCGGCGGGGATCTCAGCCTTGCCAGTAAGGAAATGCCTCATCGCTATTTGCTTGGCCAGAGCGCACCAAGCGACGATCCGGAGGCTCTGACTACGGCAGAAGCGCTGATAGAAGATCGAGCAATCGATGATGACGATGGTACTCCCCCTGGTAAGGCGCTGAAACGGATTGAGGCTGCGCTTTGGTTCCCCCGGGATTTGATCGCGCTCTCAGCCGAGGTGCGCATGGCTCCTGGTGAGGTGCGCAAAGTCCTTGATGGAGCAATCGGCCGCACGATCCTTGCGACCGGAACCCCCGGCGGCCGCGACGAGAGGTTCAGCGCAGGGCCTCAGGTCAAACAGAAGCTCGCCTCGCCCGAAGTGCTTTCGCTTTCCGACGCGGTGTACCATAGCACGGCAGACGGCCCGGTCTTTCTGGCCGAATTGAGCACCCGGTTCGAGGAGCACGCCCAGCTTCTGCCCTTCGCTGTTGCTCGGCTGACAGGCCTCGGGCTCCTGGTCCGGGTCGGCAATGCGCTTCGCCGGCCAATCCTCGTCGGCGCAATTCTCGATTATTGCTGGATTCCGCGGACCCGCGTCGCGCTGGATATCGAGTTCCCTCATATCGGGGAGGCTGCAATTTTAAGGGCGATCGAAATCGGAGCTATCCACCAAGCGGGCGGAAAGTATCTAGCGGGTAGCGGTAAAGCGACGCTGCCATAA
- a CDS encoding conserved hypothetical protein (Evidence 4 : Unknown function but conserved in other organisms): MTEKSDWVVRLSRAGKFAGTARVRGDDMADVLARAALTFPGCVIRGIRQAHPGEFEGQSARSSGSALPAETALGAAMKRAQDQVRLSQR, translated from the coding sequence ATGACTGAGAAATCGGATTGGGTCGTACGTCTCTCCCGCGCCGGCAAGTTCGCGGGAACAGCGCGTGTCCGCGGCGACGACATGGCGGATGTCCTGGCGCGCGCGGCGCTAACCTTCCCCGGTTGTGTGATCCGGGGTATTCGCCAGGCGCACCCAGGCGAGTTCGAGGGGCAGTCGGCCCGATCTTCGGGAAGCGCTCTACCGGCCGAAACGGCGCTTGGCGCCGCGATGAAGCGAGCTCAAGATCAGGTTCGCCTGTCGCAACGCTAG
- a CDS encoding conserved hypothetical protein (Evidence 4 : Unknown function but conserved in other organisms), translating into MTEAHALAAAFAAMARLDEYTRHFRNPEIARAWFARSETLAVMQASEGELLQEVTLCHLLIDDLYELSTLKQRLAPCIHSAILRSIAGPASEEDPLDWIAAVWGESETSNRHRDVGAAQWRHEASINEILAPIRSALTTATPEVVAECVRQIWVGHAFDGRGKRMALLLAPFLIQRAFKAPLVQCGLARALARDADLTNEAVVDPEAWLLHFYAAVEESASRTYEALNTLARVKADLSALLPRERETSRSGPTIELFLQRPIQTAQDIAGAIGSSDFGARLIIDKLIKAGVITPLDGSRQNRSYICRKAMAA; encoded by the coding sequence TTGACCGAGGCCCATGCATTGGCCGCGGCCTTCGCGGCCATGGCCCGGCTCGATGAATACACCAGGCACTTCCGCAACCCTGAGATCGCGCGAGCGTGGTTTGCGCGGTCAGAGACCCTTGCGGTGATGCAGGCCTCCGAAGGCGAGCTGCTGCAGGAGGTCACGTTGTGTCATCTGCTGATCGATGACCTGTACGAGCTCTCGACGCTGAAGCAACGGCTCGCACCCTGCATTCATAGCGCAATCCTCCGCTCCATCGCCGGCCCAGCCAGCGAAGAAGATCCGCTCGACTGGATCGCCGCTGTTTGGGGAGAGTCTGAGACATCGAACCGCCATCGCGACGTTGGTGCCGCCCAGTGGCGACATGAGGCCTCGATCAACGAGATCCTCGCGCCGATCCGAAGCGCATTGACCACGGCCACACCGGAGGTGGTCGCCGAGTGCGTCCGGCAGATCTGGGTGGGCCACGCCTTTGACGGCCGCGGCAAACGGATGGCCTTGCTCCTGGCGCCGTTCTTGATCCAGCGAGCATTCAAGGCGCCTCTGGTTCAATGCGGCCTTGCCAGGGCATTGGCGCGCGACGCGGATCTCACCAACGAGGCAGTTGTCGACCCGGAGGCCTGGCTCCTTCACTTCTACGCCGCCGTCGAGGAAAGCGCCTCTCGTACCTATGAGGCGCTCAACACGCTCGCGCGGGTCAAAGCCGACCTATCCGCGCTGCTTCCGCGTGAGCGCGAAACGTCGCGAAGCGGCCCAACAATCGAACTGTTCCTGCAGCGCCCCATCCAGACAGCGCAGGATATCGCCGGCGCGATCGGGTCGAGCGATTTCGGCGCTCGTCTCATCATCGACAAGCTGATCAAAGCCGGTGTCATCACACCGCTCGATGGCTCCCGGCAGAACCGCAGCTACATCTGCCGGAAAGCGATGGCAGCCTAG
- a CDS encoding conserved hypothetical protein (Evidence 4 : Unknown function but conserved in other organisms) yields the protein MPRENNAERPAGRDPSFWTGSQSEQDRLPAVTVDHELNRAEAAVGDGHDIAAHASEVAKQYREAAERLLVGISSSLRFYYDPQVGAEEGRSPRQLTISGFEPELSRALADQIGWELSPMDLIIGLGPSMVAWDGSPAEFDEVVASDLAYYVASLFPIQCTGNLADMMPWLMQLAASIAIHRTGDHEFVERCAARSFAGLASIHAGSWNATGQTATQYPAWFPLADLVSNETQTRAKLAPEALDLVELANLVRDAIAHTLVNIGIPVETRSQEATDSIPPTLN from the coding sequence ATGCCGCGTGAGAATAACGCCGAGAGGCCAGCAGGCCGGGATCCAAGCTTTTGGACGGGGAGCCAATCAGAACAGGATCGATTGCCTGCTGTCACAGTCGACCACGAACTGAACCGCGCTGAAGCCGCCGTCGGCGACGGCCACGACATCGCCGCGCACGCCTCAGAGGTGGCCAAGCAGTACCGGGAGGCCGCAGAGCGATTGCTGGTGGGGATCTCCAGCTCTCTGCGCTTCTATTACGACCCGCAGGTTGGAGCCGAAGAAGGCCGCTCGCCGCGGCAGCTGACGATCTCCGGCTTCGAGCCTGAATTGTCGCGGGCGCTCGCCGATCAGATCGGCTGGGAGCTCAGCCCCATGGACCTGATTATCGGCCTCGGCCCATCGATGGTCGCCTGGGACGGCTCGCCGGCGGAATTTGACGAGGTCGTCGCCTCCGACCTTGCCTACTATGTCGCGAGCCTGTTTCCGATCCAATGCACGGGAAATCTCGCCGATATGATGCCGTGGTTGATGCAGCTCGCTGCGTCGATCGCGATTCATCGAACAGGCGATCATGAATTTGTCGAACGCTGTGCTGCCCGCAGCTTTGCTGGGCTCGCATCGATCCATGCCGGTAGCTGGAACGCGACCGGGCAGACCGCGACGCAGTACCCGGCCTGGTTCCCGCTTGCTGATCTCGTCTCAAACGAAACCCAGACGAGAGCCAAGCTGGCACCTGAAGCGCTAGACCTCGTCGAGTTGGCCAACCTCGTGCGTGACGCGATCGCTCACACGCTGGTCAATATCGGAATTCCGGTGGAGACTCGTTCCCAGGAAGCGACGGACTCGATTCCGCCGACGCTGAACTAG
- the intX gene encoding Integrase: MDTPGSALAPVTSAGLPADLGDAVRRILEEGSAASTRRAYASDLRYWLGWGDLNSISVLPCSIEHAMMFVVHHVDEMPAQIDVGLVELGVKKASGLPALSSLRRKIAAMSAVHRSRGYANPFEDPRFRMLMSKAGRVALKRTGYSTNRKTALVLEQLEPLLATCQGDLRGLRDRAILLFAFGSGGRRRSEVASAVCERLTGHGEEYVYQLGVTKTHQDGDAGSVPVAGRAAIALRAWLEASGISKGPIFRGVGQDGVVLDRAISDRQINRIVKARAKAAGFDPSAFGAHSLRSGFMTETGLQGISLMEAMELSTHRDVRVAARYHQAGRGLRNKAARLLD; encoded by the coding sequence TTGGATACCCCTGGGAGCGCATTGGCACCCGTCACTTCCGCCGGCCTGCCAGCGGATCTGGGCGATGCCGTTCGGCGCATTCTCGAAGAAGGCAGTGCGGCCAGCACACGGCGCGCCTACGCGTCCGATCTTCGCTACTGGCTGGGTTGGGGAGACCTCAACTCGATCTCGGTGCTTCCGTGCTCGATCGAGCACGCGATGATGTTCGTCGTCCACCATGTCGACGAGATGCCGGCACAGATCGATGTTGGCCTGGTCGAGCTTGGGGTGAAGAAGGCCTCTGGCTTGCCGGCCCTCTCGTCTCTTAGGCGCAAGATTGCGGCGATGTCAGCAGTCCACCGATCCCGCGGCTACGCGAACCCGTTCGAGGATCCGCGCTTTCGGATGCTGATGAGCAAAGCCGGCCGCGTCGCACTCAAGCGGACCGGCTACTCGACAAATCGGAAGACGGCCTTGGTCCTGGAGCAATTGGAGCCATTGCTGGCGACGTGCCAGGGGGATCTCCGTGGATTGCGAGATCGGGCGATCCTGCTGTTCGCCTTTGGAAGCGGCGGCCGCCGGCGGTCAGAAGTGGCGTCGGCGGTATGCGAGCGCCTTACCGGTCATGGCGAGGAATACGTCTACCAGCTCGGCGTGACCAAAACTCATCAGGATGGTGACGCTGGCTCTGTTCCCGTGGCCGGCCGGGCTGCGATCGCGCTGCGCGCCTGGCTCGAAGCGTCAGGGATCAGCAAAGGGCCGATCTTCCGAGGCGTTGGTCAGGATGGCGTGGTCCTCGATCGCGCCATCAGCGATCGCCAGATCAACCGGATCGTAAAGGCGCGCGCGAAGGCGGCTGGCTTCGATCCGTCGGCGTTCGGTGCTCACTCCCTGCGGTCAGGCTTCATGACCGAGACCGGCCTGCAGGGGATCAGCTTGATGGAGGCGATGGAGCTGTCCACCCATCGCGATGTTCGGGTTGCCGCCCGCTATCACCAGGCGGGGCGCGGTCTCCGGAACAAGGCCGCGCGCTTACTCGATTGA
- a CDS encoding conserved hypothetical protein (Evidence 4 : Unknown function but conserved in other organisms) produces MSDEPHFFNTSKTVAFDEAAGLLGFATNGAAPQRIFGLFVEADIYGEVGCEPTESYWLKATRQEDQSATPASAPHPEFILFSSDIGQVEAVLGAIASASFVPGYDQRPAGTFEGYHNSAQTEFSDATPDDCVEGLSCRVNSTGAGFEFRLFDRTTTVASVAAKLAPSGIDDVLSVVGDLREWREDTLRKIDLQLSEEPAPAMGM; encoded by the coding sequence ATGAGCGACGAGCCCCATTTCTTCAACACGTCGAAGACGGTTGCATTCGACGAGGCTGCGGGCCTTCTGGGCTTCGCGACCAACGGCGCTGCGCCGCAGCGCATCTTCGGGCTGTTCGTTGAAGCCGACATCTACGGTGAAGTCGGATGCGAACCCACTGAGAGTTACTGGCTCAAGGCCACCCGGCAGGAGGACCAGTCAGCGACTCCGGCCTCAGCGCCGCATCCGGAGTTCATCCTGTTCAGCAGCGATATTGGGCAGGTAGAAGCTGTCCTGGGCGCTATCGCCAGCGCTTCCTTCGTGCCTGGCTATGATCAACGGCCGGCGGGAACCTTCGAAGGCTATCACAACTCGGCGCAGACGGAATTCTCCGATGCCACGCCGGACGATTGTGTCGAAGGGCTTTCCTGCCGCGTGAATTCGACGGGCGCGGGCTTCGAGTTCCGCTTGTTCGACAGGACGACGACCGTCGCCTCGGTTGCCGCAAAGCTCGCGCCGTCCGGCATCGACGACGTGCTTAGCGTGGTCGGTGATCTGCGCGAGTGGCGCGAGGATACTCTCCGAAAGATCGATCTTCAGCTGAGCGAAGAGCCGGCGCCTGCTATGGGCATGTGA